From one Paenibacillus sp. FSL K6-1330 genomic stretch:
- a CDS encoding PTS sugar transporter, with protein MNRQIAIIGSSGGNLYNLGGKDPLKLLDEILMQLESAGLSCGALQFIAAQVSMDAAKDTTPATLYSWSISQGEPVVIAEGTLQQVNQAAERLDLEIAEQIELGEIDGIIVMSADPEGSNRHAIEAAAKFRLPVTGTGGTSMAIIQTKGAHVIAASGTTGTTNRTRAVTFVTSLSKHWRLTYRPVIGNATANLHGTSGSSSPWRRINIRGIMMASLPGFIGMALILAVSKIPGLSSLTEVFDLLIKALPVIVAVIAAKQVSELDEVSIVAGIVAGVLSVEGGIIGGIIGGISAGIIVHYIFRQCVEWRFPATTVNIVAGGISGLIAGLLVYFLIAPIALSAGQGIRFLIETLVSWSPAIAGLIAGLLIWPAIIGGVYHAAILPIVLLEMETTSNSFLGAVDMVGLVMVSAGITLANIIAPRDKGEAAVAAPGFAINMGFGTFVEAAYPFMFSNKLVFAGAIASAGLGGMLVGLFGVRGTAYVPSFIGPITSNNTVGFLISMAASMLCSFLITFFVNKLSGYRDAKNTMSI; from the coding sequence ATGAATCGTCAAATCGCTATTATCGGAAGCAGCGGCGGCAATCTGTACAATCTCGGCGGCAAAGACCCGCTCAAGCTGCTGGATGAAATATTGATGCAGCTGGAGAGCGCAGGCCTATCCTGTGGGGCACTGCAGTTTATTGCTGCCCAGGTCTCCATGGATGCAGCCAAGGATACAACGCCTGCCACTCTTTACAGCTGGAGCATCTCTCAAGGGGAGCCGGTCGTTATCGCCGAGGGTACGCTACAGCAGGTCAATCAAGCGGCTGAACGGCTGGACCTAGAGATTGCCGAGCAGATTGAACTCGGCGAAATCGACGGCATCATCGTTATGAGTGCCGACCCTGAGGGCAGCAACCGGCACGCCATTGAGGCTGCTGCCAAGTTCCGTCTTCCAGTGACCGGTACCGGCGGAACTTCCATGGCCATCATACAAACCAAAGGCGCGCATGTCATCGCCGCCTCGGGCACAACCGGGACCACCAACCGAACCCGTGCGGTCACCTTCGTCACTTCCCTCAGCAAGCATTGGCGGCTTACGTACCGGCCGGTCATCGGAAATGCAACCGCGAACCTTCACGGGACTTCCGGGAGCTCGTCGCCATGGCGGCGCATCAATATTCGCGGCATTATGATGGCTTCCCTCCCCGGTTTCATCGGCATGGCCCTGATCCTCGCGGTCAGCAAGATCCCGGGGTTATCCTCGCTGACCGAGGTGTTTGATCTATTGATTAAGGCGCTGCCGGTCATCGTCGCTGTCATTGCAGCCAAACAGGTATCCGAACTGGACGAGGTATCCATCGTGGCAGGCATCGTGGCAGGTGTCCTTTCCGTCGAAGGGGGCATTATCGGAGGCATCATTGGCGGAATTAGCGCAGGTATCATCGTCCATTACATATTCCGTCAATGCGTGGAATGGCGTTTCCCTGCAACCACGGTCAACATTGTAGCAGGCGGCATATCGGGTCTGATTGCCGGGTTGCTGGTTTACTTCCTCATTGCGCCGATTGCGCTGAGTGCAGGGCAAGGCATCCGCTTCCTGATCGAAACCCTTGTCTCCTGGAGCCCGGCCATAGCCGGGTTGATTGCAGGCCTGCTGATTTGGCCCGCGATCATTGGCGGCGTCTATCATGCGGCCATCCTGCCGATAGTACTGCTGGAGATGGAGACGACAAGCAACAGCTTCCTCGGCGCGGTCGATATGGTCGGTCTGGTGATGGTGTCCGCAGGAATCACGCTGGCCAACATTATCGCCCCACGGGATAAGGGAGAAGCGGCCGTAGCGGCTCCCGGGTTTGCCATCAATATGGGTTTTGGCACTTTCGTTGAAGCTGCCTATCCCTTCATGTTTTCGAACAAACTTGTGTTTGCTGGGGCAATTGCTTCCGCAGGTCTTGGCGGCATGCTCGTCGGTTTATTCGGCGTTCGGGGAACTGCCTACGTGCCTTCCTTCATTGGTCCCATCACATCAAATAACACCGTTGGCTTCCTGATCTCCATGGCAGCAAGCATGCTCTGCTCTTTCCTTATTACGTTCTTCGTAAACAAACTATCCGGTTATCGGGATGCGAAGAACACTATGAGTATATAG
- the fumC gene encoding class II fumarate hydratase: MDYRIEKDTLGEVKVPADKLWAAQTQRSSENFRIGTETMPKEIIRAFAILKKSAAIVNGKLGKLDADKVDAITTAADEIVAGKWDEHFPLVVWQTGSGTQSNMNVNEVIANRANQLLEQKDSALRVHPNDDVNKSQSSNDTFPTAMHMAAVVAVEDHVLPALRRLKKTLEKKSDEYKDLIKIGRTHLQDATPLTLGQEISGWHRMLEKCELMLASAVEPLRELAIGGTAVGTGINAHPKFGEMTAAEISMQIGKSYTSASNKFHSLTSHDEIVFAHGALKALAADLMKIANDVRWLASGPRSGIGEISIPANEPGSSIMPGKVNPTQSEALTMVVCQVMGNDATIGFAASQGNFELNVFKPVIIYNFLQSVRLLSDAMDSFDQNCAVGIEANLDVLRANMERSLMLVTALNPHIGYENAAAIAKKAHKEGTTLREAALASGLLTGEDFDRIVRPEEMIHPKE; the protein is encoded by the coding sequence ATGGATTATCGTATTGAGAAGGATACCCTGGGTGAGGTTAAAGTGCCTGCGGATAAGCTATGGGCAGCACAGACACAGCGCAGTTCCGAGAATTTCCGGATTGGAACCGAAACGATGCCGAAGGAAATCATTCGGGCATTTGCGATATTGAAGAAGAGCGCGGCCATTGTGAATGGCAAGCTCGGTAAGCTGGATGCAGACAAAGTGGATGCGATTACGACCGCCGCCGACGAGATTGTGGCCGGCAAGTGGGATGAGCACTTTCCGCTGGTGGTTTGGCAGACCGGCAGCGGCACACAGTCCAATATGAACGTGAACGAAGTCATTGCGAACCGTGCGAATCAACTGCTTGAGCAAAAAGACAGCGCCCTGCGCGTTCATCCCAACGACGACGTTAACAAATCCCAAAGCTCTAACGATACGTTTCCGACAGCGATGCACATGGCCGCGGTCGTGGCTGTTGAAGATCATGTGCTGCCGGCACTGCGCCGCTTAAAGAAAACGCTGGAGAAGAAAAGCGATGAATATAAGGACCTGATCAAAATCGGCCGCACGCATCTTCAGGATGCAACGCCGCTGACCCTCGGACAGGAAATCAGCGGCTGGCATCGGATGCTGGAGAAGTGTGAATTGATGCTGGCTTCCGCCGTAGAACCGCTGCGTGAGCTGGCTATTGGCGGTACTGCCGTCGGGACCGGCATTAACGCGCATCCGAAATTCGGAGAAATGACGGCTGCCGAAATCAGCATGCAGATCGGAAAAAGCTACACGTCCGCTAGCAACAAGTTCCATTCGCTGACCAGCCATGACGAGATTGTATTTGCCCATGGGGCGCTAAAGGCGCTGGCTGCTGATCTGATGAAAATCGCCAACGACGTTCGCTGGCTGGCAAGCGGTCCCCGTTCCGGGATTGGCGAGATCTCGATCCCTGCTAACGAACCGGGAAGCTCCATCATGCCGGGGAAAGTGAACCCAACCCAGAGCGAGGCACTGACGATGGTAGTCTGCCAAGTGATGGGCAACGATGCAACGATCGGTTTTGCAGCAAGCCAGGGAAATTTTGAGCTAAACGTTTTCAAACCGGTCATCATCTATAACTTCCTGCAGTCCGTACGCCTGCTGTCGGATGCCATGGATTCGTTCGACCAGAATTGCGCGGTCGGCATCGAAGCCAACCTTGACGTTCTCCGTGCGAACATGGAGCGGTCGCTGATGCTGGTGACGGCGCTGAACCCGCATATCGGATATGAGAATGCCGCGGCCATCGCGAAAAAAGCGCATAAAGAAGGGACAACACTTCGTGAAGCGGCTCTGGCAAGCGGTTTGCTCACCGGAGAGGATTTTGACCGGATCGTTCGTCCGGAAGAAATGATCCATCCGAAGGAGTAG
- a CDS encoding DUF2332 domain-containing protein, translating to MVNVFRHFAERECPGSSVFYEYLSRHIADDEEVLQVATFVPAGQPVPNMLFGAVQYLLLQGEGPELRVYYPGLMEHPKEMSSCYPHFRSFVLKHQADIIGILESKRVQTNEVRRCAYLYPVFCSIYDKVRKPLALVELGTSAGLQLLWDQYSYSYGDAESYGLAGSKVHITSEIRGSRTPFLLASSPPVVYRMGIDLHVNDVRNPEHLLWLRSLIWPGNHDRVSMLEHAAEVLKQQSGIQFREGDGTELLPDIVKGIPEEAVICVFHTHVANQIPEASKQKLLHHLNEIGSVRDIVHVYNNMEDEHLHADYILGGVPSQFTVARTDGHARWFEWLL from the coding sequence ATGGTCAACGTGTTTCGTCATTTTGCTGAGCGGGAATGTCCGGGCTCCAGTGTGTTCTATGAGTATTTGTCGCGCCATATAGCCGATGATGAAGAGGTGCTGCAAGTCGCAACGTTTGTTCCTGCAGGCCAGCCTGTACCCAATATGCTGTTTGGGGCAGTTCAATATTTGCTGCTCCAGGGTGAGGGACCAGAGCTGAGGGTGTATTACCCCGGCCTTATGGAACATCCGAAGGAAATGAGCTCTTGTTATCCCCATTTTCGTTCATTTGTGCTGAAGCATCAGGCAGACATTATCGGGATACTGGAGAGTAAACGAGTACAAACGAACGAAGTCCGCCGCTGTGCGTATTTGTATCCGGTGTTCTGCTCGATCTATGACAAGGTCCGTAAGCCGCTTGCCTTGGTGGAGCTTGGAACTAGTGCCGGATTGCAGCTGTTGTGGGATCAATACAGCTATTCCTATGGGGACGCGGAGAGTTACGGCCTTGCGGGGTCAAAGGTTCATATCACATCGGAGATCAGGGGGAGCCGCACGCCCTTCCTGCTGGCTTCCAGTCCCCCGGTCGTCTATCGGATGGGGATCGATCTGCATGTGAATGACGTGCGAAACCCGGAGCATTTGTTGTGGCTGCGGTCTTTAATCTGGCCGGGTAACCACGACAGGGTATCCATGCTGGAGCATGCGGCGGAGGTGCTGAAGCAGCAGTCCGGGATACAGTTCCGGGAAGGGGATGGGACCGAACTGCTTCCCGATATCGTGAAGGGCATCCCGGAGGAGGCCGTCATTTGCGTATTTCACACGCATGTGGCTAATCAGATTCCGGAGGCGTCTAAGCAAAAACTGCTGCATCACTTAAATGAAATCGGAAGCGTCCGCGATATCGTGCATGTCTACAACAATATGGAGGATGAGCATCTCCATGCCGATTATATTCTCGGAGGTGTGCCGAGCCAGTTTACGGTGGCACGGACGGATGGGCATGCGCGCTGGTTTGAGTGGCTGTTGTAA
- the cydC gene encoding thiol reductant ABC exporter subunit CydC, translating to MKQESWFRPYVTANFWRFLLIVMLGVLTILFAGMLMFTSGYLISKSALRPENILMVYVPTVGVRTFGIGRAVIHYVERLVGHDTILRILSQMRLRLYRILEPQALRLSSRYRTGDLLGVLSDDIEYLQDVYIRTVFPSIVALVLYAGVILAVGLFDPAFALLLALYVAVLILVLPLVSLLLTKRKNREMKQARSNLYQKLTDAVLGIHEWYVSGRQTEFLTGYEADEAEVDRTDRSLKRWLRLRAFIGQCVVAVTVVSMVYWSGRQYADGSIDVTLIAALVLVVFPLMDAFLPVSEAVERIPQYGQSVARLQAIESAETSEGEQNREQQLNKGEIQSVISSGVHVKADGVSFRYDQAAGGESGLERSGANREGSTLTDVSLDIPPGAKVAIIGRSGAGKSTLLQLIQGVLAPSGGNLTLGGVDAARFGDEISSVISVLNQSPHLFDTTLANNIRLGQPDATEAEIRGAVALARLEPLVASLPEGLRTRMQEAGQRFSGGERQRVALARILLQKTPVVILDEPTVGLDPKTERELLSTMFASLQDRTLIWVTHHLVGVERMDEILFMEDGQIVMRGTHDELMERYPRYRNLYLLDRPAV from the coding sequence ATGAAGCAGGAATCGTGGTTTCGGCCTTACGTAACGGCAAACTTCTGGCGCTTTTTGCTGATTGTGATGCTTGGCGTGCTCACGATCCTGTTCGCCGGGATGCTGATGTTCACATCCGGGTATTTGATCTCCAAGTCCGCCCTGCGACCGGAAAACATCCTGATGGTATACGTGCCGACCGTAGGGGTTCGGACCTTCGGCATCGGACGCGCGGTCATCCATTACGTGGAGCGCCTGGTGGGACATGACACGATTCTTCGCATCCTGTCCCAGATGCGTCTGCGGCTGTACCGCATTCTGGAACCGCAAGCCCTTCGTTTGTCCTCCCGGTACCGCACCGGGGATCTGCTGGGCGTGCTCTCTGATGATATCGAGTATTTGCAGGACGTCTATATTCGAACGGTTTTTCCATCGATTGTAGCGCTTGTGTTATACGCCGGGGTTATTCTGGCTGTCGGCCTGTTTGACCCGGCATTTGCCCTTCTGCTCGCGTTATATGTAGCGGTGCTGATTCTGGTGCTGCCGCTGGTTTCCCTGCTGCTCACCAAACGGAAGAACCGGGAGATGAAGCAGGCCCGCAGCAACCTCTACCAGAAGCTAACCGACGCGGTACTGGGTATTCATGAATGGTATGTCAGCGGCCGGCAGACGGAGTTCCTGACCGGTTATGAGGCGGATGAAGCCGAGGTCGACCGGACCGACCGCTCCCTTAAGCGCTGGTTGCGTCTTCGGGCTTTTATCGGTCAATGCGTGGTTGCCGTGACGGTGGTATCAATGGTGTATTGGTCAGGACGACAGTATGCGGACGGCTCGATCGATGTTACGCTGATCGCGGCTTTGGTTCTGGTTGTATTCCCGTTAATGGACGCATTCCTGCCGGTATCCGAAGCCGTGGAGCGGATTCCGCAGTACGGCCAATCGGTCGCGAGACTTCAGGCGATAGAAAGCGCAGAAACATCTGAAGGGGAGCAGAACCGGGAGCAACAGCTGAATAAGGGAGAGATCCAATCCGTCATAAGCAGCGGTGTCCATGTGAAGGCGGATGGCGTCAGCTTCCGTTATGATCAGGCAGCAGGCGGCGAATCCGGGCTGGAACGATCCGGTGCGAATAGGGAAGGGTCTACATTAACGGATGTATCCCTGGATATTCCTCCTGGGGCCAAGGTAGCCATTATAGGGCGTTCCGGTGCCGGTAAATCCACCCTGCTGCAGCTGATTCAGGGCGTGCTGGCACCTTCGGGGGGAAATCTTACCCTAGGCGGAGTGGATGCTGCGCGGTTTGGCGATGAGATATCTTCTGTAATTTCGGTATTGAATCAGAGTCCGCACTTGTTCGATACGACGCTAGCAAACAACATCCGGCTCGGACAGCCGGATGCTACGGAAGCGGAAATACGGGGCGCGGTTGCTTTGGCACGGCTAGAACCGTTGGTGGCCTCCCTTCCGGAGGGTCTCCGCACCCGTATGCAGGAAGCCGGACAGCGTTTCTCCGGGGGAGAGCGCCAGCGCGTGGCTTTGGCCCGAATCCTGCTGCAGAAGACACCTGTTGTCATTCTGGATGAACCGACGGTCGGGCTGGATCCCAAAACCGAGCGGGAACTGTTATCCACCATGTTCGCCAGTCTACAGGACCGGACGCTGATCTGGGTAACGCATCATCTGGTGGGCGTTGAGCGCATGGATGAGATCCTATTCATGGAAGACGGCCAAATCGTTATGCGGGGTACCCACGATGAGCTGATGGAGCGCTACCCGCGGTATCGGAACTTGTATCTATTAGATCGTCCGGCAGTCTAG
- the cydD gene encoding thiol reductant ABC exporter subunit CydD, whose amino-acid sequence MGKDLLGYKGAKTVFFLVAVCTLAQSMAILLQAKWLAEAISALFAGSTLQEQGETIALFLLAFLARHGISAVQQGIAQRFAEETGTSLRKQLLDELFRKGPSFVRSEGTGNVVTLVLEGIGKFRKYVELTIPRMMGASITPALVWLYVFMTDRISGIILLVTMPILIVFLILVGLAARKQTERQLDSYRMLSNHFVDSLRGLTTLKFLGQSRKHSESIQQVSEGYRAATMRTLRVAFLSSFALDFFTMLSVASVAVNLGLRLINGSLELLPALLILILAPEYFLPVRMVGADFHATLDGKQAGEAMQSMIQEARKGHSCDITFKIKDNLSEPNSPQPQFQWDNHSVLELSGIGLRHEELGPASLENVSFRIPGQRKIGIVGESGAGKSTLIELLGGFLAPTSGVMELNGVKLEDRNRQAWRTEVTYMPQQPYLFGATLADNVRFYAPEASTAQVEAAVEAAGLSDLVKSLPGGLAEMIGGGGRTLSGGQAQRVALARALLGGRRVLLLDEPTAHLDIETEYELKETMLSLFQDNWVFLATHRLHWMQDMDYILVLHQGRVVETGTHEELIARQGVYYGLITSQMEGVQ is encoded by the coding sequence ATGGGAAAAGATCTGCTGGGATACAAAGGCGCCAAGACGGTATTCTTCCTTGTCGCCGTATGTACCCTGGCACAGAGCATGGCCATCCTCCTGCAAGCCAAGTGGCTGGCGGAAGCCATATCCGCCTTGTTTGCCGGATCAACGCTGCAGGAGCAGGGGGAGACGATTGCCTTGTTCCTGCTTGCATTTCTGGCACGCCACGGCATCTCAGCCGTGCAGCAAGGAATCGCACAGCGCTTTGCCGAGGAGACGGGCACGAGCCTGAGGAAGCAGCTGCTGGATGAGCTGTTTCGGAAGGGGCCGTCCTTTGTCCGGTCGGAAGGAACAGGCAATGTGGTTACGCTTGTGCTGGAGGGCATCGGCAAGTTCCGCAAATATGTGGAGCTGACCATACCGCGCATGATGGGGGCGAGCATTACCCCGGCTCTGGTATGGCTGTACGTGTTCATGACGGACCGGATTTCGGGCATTATTCTGCTGGTGACCATGCCGATCCTGATCGTATTTCTCATCCTCGTGGGGCTTGCCGCGAGAAAGCAGACCGAGCGGCAGCTGGATTCTTACCGGATGCTGTCTAATCATTTTGTAGATTCGCTGAGAGGTCTGACTACCCTGAAGTTTCTGGGACAGAGCCGCAAGCACAGCGAGAGCATACAGCAAGTCAGCGAGGGATATCGAGCAGCTACTATGCGGACGCTGCGCGTGGCGTTTCTGTCGTCCTTCGCGCTGGATTTCTTTACGATGCTGTCCGTGGCATCTGTTGCGGTAAACTTAGGCTTACGCCTCATTAACGGCAGCCTGGAGCTGCTGCCCGCGCTGCTTATCCTGATCCTGGCACCGGAGTATTTCCTGCCGGTGCGCATGGTCGGGGCGGACTTTCATGCCACGCTGGACGGTAAGCAGGCAGGGGAAGCGATGCAATCCATGATTCAGGAGGCCCGGAAAGGGCATTCCTGCGATATAACATTTAAAATTAAAGATAATTTGTCTGAGCCCAATTCGCCGCAGCCGCAATTCCAGTGGGATAATCACAGCGTGCTGGAGCTGTCCGGTATCGGCCTCAGGCACGAAGAGTTGGGGCCGGCTTCCTTGGAGAATGTCAGCTTCCGGATACCGGGTCAGCGCAAGATCGGCATCGTCGGGGAGAGCGGGGCCGGCAAATCCACGCTCATCGAGCTATTAGGGGGATTCTTGGCACCAACGTCCGGCGTGATGGAGCTGAACGGCGTGAAGCTGGAGGACAGGAACCGGCAGGCATGGCGGACCGAGGTCACCTATATGCCGCAGCAGCCGTATTTATTCGGTGCTACCTTGGCGGATAATGTGCGCTTCTATGCACCGGAGGCATCAACAGCGCAAGTCGAAGCCGCAGTGGAAGCGGCGGGTCTATCGGATCTGGTGAAGAGCTTGCCGGGCGGACTTGCGGAGATGATCGGCGGCGGCGGACGCACTTTAAGCGGTGGTCAGGCACAGCGTGTAGCCTTAGCCAGAGCGCTGCTCGGCGGCCGGCGGGTTCTGCTGCTGGATGAGCCGACGGCTCATTTGGATATCGAGACGGAATACGAGCTGAAGGAGACAATGCTGTCCCTTTTTCAAGATAATTGGGTATTCCTCGCGACGCACAGACTGCACTGGATGCAGGATATGGATTACATCCTCGTTCTGCATCAGGGGCGGGTGGTGGAGACGGGAACCCATGAGGAGCTTATCGCTCGGCAAGGTGTCTATTATGGATTAATTACATCGCAGATGGAGGGAGTACAATGA
- the cydB gene encoding cytochrome d ubiquinol oxidase subunit II codes for MLSLNELWFVLVAVLFIGFFFLEGFDFGVGMSTQLLAKNDTQRRVLINSIGPFWDANEVWLLTAGGAMFAAFPNWYATLFSGFYIPLVFLLLALIGRGVAFEFRGKVGDIRWKRVWDGAIFTGSVLPPFLLGVVFACLIQGLPINEEMQLHAGLFDVVNGYTVVGGLTMVMLCLLHGLMFTTLRTMGDLQERARRMARRLLLPVAALFVAFGVMTYFMTDVFEKRGVVLTVLLVLALLAFLLGGYFMNIKRDGWAFGMTGAVIALLVTSVFVGLFPRVMVSSINSAFDLTIYNAASGPYSLKIMTIVAVTLLPFVLGYQIWSYFVFHKRVHEKEHLEY; via the coding sequence ATGCTGTCTCTTAACGAACTGTGGTTTGTGCTCGTTGCCGTATTGTTTATCGGGTTCTTCTTCTTGGAGGGCTTCGACTTCGGGGTCGGGATGTCCACGCAGCTGCTGGCCAAAAATGATACCCAGCGCCGGGTGCTGATCAACTCGATCGGCCCGTTCTGGGATGCTAACGAGGTCTGGTTGCTGACGGCGGGCGGCGCGATGTTCGCCGCCTTCCCGAACTGGTATGCTACGCTGTTCAGCGGCTTCTACATTCCGCTTGTCTTTCTTCTGCTGGCCTTGATCGGACGCGGGGTGGCCTTTGAATTCCGCGGCAAAGTGGGCGATATTCGCTGGAAACGGGTGTGGGACGGTGCAATCTTCACCGGCAGCGTGCTTCCACCATTCCTGCTTGGCGTTGTTTTTGCCTGCCTGATCCAGGGGCTCCCGATTAACGAAGAGATGCAGCTGCATGCCGGATTGTTTGATGTTGTGAATGGCTATACTGTGGTTGGCGGGCTGACGATGGTGATGCTCTGCCTGCTGCATGGCTTAATGTTCACAACACTGCGCACGATGGGGGATCTTCAGGAACGGGCACGCCGTATGGCCCGGAGACTCCTGCTTCCCGTAGCAGCCCTGTTCGTGGCATTCGGGGTGATGACGTATTTCATGACCGATGTCTTCGAGAAGCGTGGCGTGGTGTTAACCGTGCTGCTGGTGCTGGCTCTGCTCGCATTCTTACTGGGCGGATATTTCATGAACATCAAGCGGGACGGCTGGGCTTTCGGGATGACCGGGGCGGTTATCGCTCTGCTGGTAACGTCCGTGTTCGTGGGCTTGTTCCCGCGCGTGATGGTCAGTTCCATCAATTCGGCATTTGACCTGACTATTTATAATGCGGCCTCCGGACCGTATTCTCTCAAGATTATGACGATTGTGGCGGTAACGCTGCTGCCATTCGTATTGGGCTATCAAATTTGGAGTTACTTCGTTTTCCACAAACGGGTACATGAGAAGGAGCATCTGGAGTACTGA
- a CDS encoding cytochrome ubiquinol oxidase subunit I yields MDPVMLARIQFASTTIFHFIFVPLSIGLAFLIAIMETMYVVKGQEVYKKMAKFWGKLFLINFAVGVVTGILQEFQFGMNWSDYSRFVGDVFGAPLAIEALLAFFLESTFIGLWIFGWDRLSKKVHLLSIWLVSFGTLMSAFWILAANSFMQRPVGFEMNNGRAEMNDFFALITNGQLLVEFPHTIFGALATGAFLVAGVSAYKLMKKQDLDFFKKSFHIAIVIGLITSILVAVFGHQQAQYLVDTQPMKMAAAESLWETSDDPAPWTVIAAIDPDKQENTMEFKIPYLLSFLSYSKFSGEVIGMKELQAQYEQQYGPGDYIPPVRTTFWSFRIMVAAGSIMILLGLYGAWLMLRKKVEKAGKWFLRLMLFGISLPFIANTSGWIMTEIGRQPWTVFGLITTENSVSPNVSAGSILFSLIMFTAIYAVLAAVMAYLFIKVIKKGPYAAEEDDHHASDPFNKEGYNAVS; encoded by the coding sequence ATGGATCCGGTTATGCTGGCGCGAATTCAATTCGCATCGACAACCATTTTTCACTTTATTTTCGTACCGTTGTCCATCGGATTGGCGTTTCTGATTGCCATCATGGAGACGATGTATGTTGTCAAAGGCCAGGAAGTCTACAAGAAAATGGCCAAGTTCTGGGGAAAGCTGTTCCTGATTAACTTTGCGGTCGGGGTTGTGACAGGGATTCTGCAGGAATTCCAGTTCGGCATGAACTGGTCGGATTACTCGCGGTTTGTCGGGGACGTGTTTGGTGCACCACTTGCCATCGAAGCGCTGCTGGCGTTTTTCCTCGAGTCGACGTTTATCGGACTATGGATATTCGGTTGGGATCGGTTATCGAAGAAGGTCCATCTGCTCAGTATCTGGCTGGTGTCCTTCGGCACCCTGATGTCCGCCTTCTGGATTCTGGCAGCGAATTCGTTCATGCAGCGTCCCGTTGGGTTCGAGATGAACAACGGGCGAGCGGAGATGAATGATTTCTTCGCACTGATTACGAACGGTCAGCTGTTGGTAGAGTTCCCGCATACAATCTTCGGGGCACTGGCAACCGGGGCGTTCCTCGTAGCGGGTGTGAGTGCCTACAAGCTAATGAAAAAGCAAGATTTGGATTTCTTTAAGAAATCATTTCATATCGCCATCGTGATTGGCCTCATCACCTCCATTCTGGTTGCGGTGTTCGGTCACCAGCAAGCACAGTATCTGGTGGATACGCAGCCGATGAAGATGGCTGCTGCGGAGAGCCTATGGGAAACGAGTGACGATCCTGCGCCTTGGACGGTCATTGCAGCCATCGATCCGGATAAGCAGGAGAACACGATGGAGTTTAAAATCCCGTATTTGCTCAGCTTTTTGTCCTATAGCAAGTTTTCCGGTGAAGTCATCGGGATGAAGGAGCTGCAGGCGCAATACGAACAGCAGTATGGACCTGGAGATTATATCCCTCCTGTACGCACCACGTTCTGGAGCTTCCGGATTATGGTGGCCGCAGGCAGCATCATGATTCTGCTGGGGTTGTACGGAGCATGGCTCATGCTGCGCAAAAAGGTCGAGAAGGCCGGTAAATGGTTCCTCAGACTGATGCTGTTCGGTATTTCACTTCCGTTCATTGCCAACACGTCGGGGTGGATTATGACGGAGATCGGGCGGCAGCCGTGGACGGTATTCGGACTGATCACCACGGAGAACAGTGTTTCACCGAACGTCAGCGCAGGCTCGATTCTGTTCTCGCTGATCATGTTTACCGCCATTTATGCGGTGCTGGCAGCCGTCATGGCGTATCTATTTATTAAAGTCATTAAGAAAGGACCGTATGCGGCGGAGGAAGATGACCACCACGCAAGCGATCCGTTTAATAAGGAGGGCTACAATGCTGTCTCTTAA